A stretch of the Leguminivora glycinivorella isolate SPB_JAAS2020 chromosome 2, LegGlyc_1.1, whole genome shotgun sequence genome encodes the following:
- the LOC125239549 gene encoding juvenile hormone epoxide hydrolase-like, whose product YNVGGKQVYRRITTSAPTYLLQVKHELVYQPPSILKEKFPNTIGVTVLQEGGHFIAFEMPETLAADVLKAISAFRKLDRSKLKTEL is encoded by the coding sequence tacaacgtcggtggcaaacaagtgtACCGCAGAATCACAACCTCTGCGCCTACCTATCTCCTCCAAGTCAAACACGAGCTGGTGTACCAGCCGCCCTCGATTCTCAAGGAGAAGTTCCCCAACACCATTGGCGTGACCGTTCTCCAAGAGGGCGGCCACTTCATCGCGTTCGAGATGCCGGAGACGCTGGCGGCTGACGTGCTGAAGGCGATCAGTGCATTTAGGAAACTGGACAGGAGCAAGCTGAAGACTgagttgtaa